The proteins below come from a single Lates calcarifer isolate ASB-BC8 linkage group LG11, TLL_Latcal_v3, whole genome shotgun sequence genomic window:
- the si:dkey-225f5.4 gene encoding uncharacterized protein si:dkey-225f5.4 codes for MAEVRTVLQRCDPYLLDPCGDSEQPDCTEAARMVLYLTDSRRVQKVLWRQLFVLDSMMSLLEGLESAQQLVTQPCPPQPEGGARGRWKALKVENRSGVEETETMLRSLQDRVQQIHNRRHTLTQLVQQLHSKKQQCEQLEESLLKAQNALQSCDRHLSQLRAESEAALDQLIAWQRLRDELQVYVSAAQDVMQINLLSFSQSELCVELRPRPSSYLSANELEPLKLTVTWSLDDRFTLQVNEGTAGLVEDCMSGRRLELSAALLEVMQCYLGQAELLSEIQALRSSFAIDWRPAQRLLVYLKSAVLVCHLEVEEGYPSCGRARLLSVHRDGQPLDTSGLKPHKSDLSLTDWLVLLCSSPLI; via the exons GGTGTTGCAGCGCTGTGATCCGTATCTGCTGGACCCCTGTGGAGACTCGGAGCAGCCGGACTGTACTGAGGCGGCCAGGATGGTCCTCTACCTCACG gacAGTCGTCGTGTCCAGAAGGTTTTGTGGCGTCAGCTGTTCGTCCTGGACTCCATGATGTCTCTGCTGGAGGGTCTGGAGTCTGCCCAGCAACTGGTGACACAACCCTGCCCGCCCCAgcctg agGGCGGGGCTCGGGGCAGGTGGAAGGCTCTGAAGGTGGAGAACAGGTCGGGGGTGGAGGAGACGGAGACTATGCTCAGATCTTTGCAGGACAGGGTCCAACAGATCCACAACAGacgacacacactcacacagctggTCCAACAGCTGCACAGCAAG aaGCAGCAGTGTGAACAGCTGGAGGAGTCCCTGCTGAAGGCCCAGAATGCATTGCAGTCATGTGACCGTCATCTGAGCCAGCTGAGGGCAGAGTCAGAGGCGGCGCTCGATCAGCTGATCGCCTGGCAGCGACTCAGAGACGA GCTGCAGGTATACGTCTCTGCTGCTCAGGATGTGATGCAGATCAACCTGCTGtccttcagccaatcagagctgtgTGTGGAGCTCAGGCCACGCCCCTCCTCTTACCTGTCGGCCAATGAGCTGGAGCCACTGAAGCTGACCGTCACCTGGAGCCTTGACGACCGCTTCACACTGCAG GTGAACGAGGGGACAGCAGGTCTGGTGGAGGACTGTATGTCGGGCCGGCGGTTGGAGTTGAGCGCCGCCCTGCTGGAGGTGATGCAGTGTTACCTGGGTCAGgctgagctgctgtcagagaTCCAGGCCCTGAGGTCCAG TTTTGCGATCGACTGGCGTCCTGCTCAGCGTCTGCTGGTCTACCTGAAGTCGGCGGTCTTGGTTTGTCacctggaggtggaggagggataCCCGAGCTGTGGACGAGCCCGGCTGTTGTCAGTGCACAGAGATGGTCAACCTCTGGACACATCTGGActgaag cctcATAAATCagacctcagtctgactgaCTGGTTGGTTTTGCTCTGCAGCAGTCCACTCATCTGA
- the nr1d1 gene encoding LOW QUALITY PROTEIN: nuclear receptor subfamily 1 group D member 1 (The sequence of the model RefSeq protein was modified relative to this genomic sequence to represent the inferred CDS: deleted 2 bases in 2 codons), whose protein sequence is MDFKMTTMDTNINDNNNNNNNTGGVISYVGSCGGSPTRTSPVSMYSENSNSQPGFTSSSSSSSSSCLTPSFLSSSSSSGSAGEDGSSSASSSAGGSPRGRDDGGSLRASPSKSVASLTKLNGMVLLCKVCGDVASGFHYGVHACEGCKGFFRRSIQQNIQYKKCLKNESCTIMRINRNRCQQCRFKKCLSVGMSRDAVRFGRIPKREKQRMLAEMQSAMNNMVNNQLQNDFQLASLSSSSSSSSSSSSSPCPGVTIAPQPQPSALPLAPSSPSPPAPASSSSPAPPPLLFPPPSQSPSPSLSLSPPPSPGMDSTITAIARAHRETFLYAHDKLANPHVPPQQHQNNHAHNHNGEAELWGPNRCPNGYHANGLNTIYHHNNNMGMGRYPPLDNSCNSTHHPQGNGRWSLHNSNLIGGDGDHVTPGQNCLMKNHTGIVLACPMNMKPHADPSKTPQEIWEDFSLSFTPAVREVVEFAKHIPGFSALSQNDQVTLLKAGTFEVLMVRFSSLFNVKEQTVTFISGATYSLEELRAMGMNELLGAMFDFSHKLAALELNAEELGLFTAVVLVSADRSGIENVASVEQLQENLIRALRSLVSKSSVAPGNDHYNLDSPRFTKLLLKLPDLRTLNNMHSEKLLSFRIDA, encoded by the exons gtggTGTGATCTCCTATGTGGGTTCGTGTGGAGGTTCTCCGACCCGGACCAGTCCAGTCTCCATGTACAGCGAGAACTCCAACTCCCAGCCtggcttcacctcctcctcgtcctcctcctcctcctcctgtctgactccctccttcctcagcagcagctccagttcaGGCTCTGCAGGAGAGGACGGCTCCTCCTCGgcctcctcctcagcaggagGTTCGCCCAGAGGCCGAGACGATGGAGGATCTCTGAGGGCGTCGCCCAGCAAGTCGGTGGCCAGTCTGACCA AGCTGAACGGGATGGTGCTGCTGTGTAAAGTCTGCGGCGACGTGGCCTCAGGTTTCCACTATGGCGTCCAT GCCTGCGAGGGCTGCAAG GGTTTCTTCCGTCGTAGCATCCAGCAGAACATCCAGTACAAGAAGTGTCTGAAGAACGAGAGCTGCACCATCATGAGGATCAACAGGAACCGCTGCCAACAGTGTCGCTTCAAGAAGTGCCTGTCTGTGGGCATGAGCCGAGACG ctgttcGTTTCGGTCGGATCCCGAAGCGTGAGAAACAGAGGATGTTGGCTGAGATGCAGAGCGCCATGAACAACATGGTCAACAACCAGCTGCAGAACGACTTCCAGCTCgccagcctctcctcctcctcctcctcctcctcctcctcctcctcctctccgtgCCCGGGGGTGACCATCGCCCCTCAGCCCCAGCCGTCAGCCCTGCCGCtcgccccctcctccccctcccctcctgccccggcctcctcttcctcacccgctcctcctcctcttctctttcctcccccctctcagagcccctccccctccctctccctctctcctccccccagCCCGGGCATGGACTCTACCATCACCGCCATTGCCCGCGCTCACCGCGAGACCTTCCTGTACGCTCACGACAAGCTGGCCAATCCCCACGTGCCACCTCAGCAGCATCAGAATAACCACGCCCACAACCACAACGGGGAGGCGGAGCTTTGGGGCCCCAACCGCTGCCCCAACGGTTACCATGCCAACGGCCTCAACACCATCTatcaccacaacaacaacatgggCATGGGGCGCTACCCGCCGCTGGACAACAGCTGCAACAGCACGCATCATCCCCAAGGCAACGGGAGGTGGAGCTTACATAACAGCAATCTGATTGGAGGAGACGGCGATCATGTGACCCCGGGGCAGAACTGTCTAATGAAGAACCATACAGGGATCGTGCTG GCCTGTCCAATGAACATGAAGCCTCACGCCGACCCCTCAAAGACGCCCCAGGAGATCTGGGAGgacttctctctgtcc ttcacCCCCGCCGTCAGAGAGGTGGTGGAGTTCGCTAAACATATCCCAGGATTCAGCGCTCTGTCGCAGAACGACCAGGTCACCCTGCTGAAGGCCGGCACCTTCGAG GTGCTGATGGTTCGCTTCTCGTCACTGTTCAACGTTAAGGAGCAGACGGTGACGTTTATCTCTGGCGCCACCTACAGTCTGGAGGAGCTGCGGGCGATGGGGATGAACGAGCTGCTGGGAGCCATGTTCGACTTCAGCCACAAACTGGCTGCTCTGGAGCTGAACGCAGAGGAACTGGGACTGTTCACCGCCGTGGTGCTGGTCTCTgcgg accgCTCCGGCATCGAGAACGTGGCGTCggtggagcagctgcaggagaacCTGATCCGAGCTCTGCGCTCGCTCGTCAGCAAGTCGTCCGTCGCCCCCGGCAACGACCACTACAACCTGGACTCGCCGCGCTTcaccaaactgctgctgaagctaCCCGACCTGCGGACGCTCAACAACATGCACTCTGAGAAGCTGCTGTCCTTCCGCATCGACGcctga